GAAAACTTCTCCGGCAGGAACAAATACTTTTGGTGCAGCAGGAGCAGCAGTTTCAGCTTTTGGCGCAGCAGAAGTTGATGTTGCAGCTGGTTGTGCTTGTGCTGAAGGAGTAAAGTTTTCGATATCGCTTTTTACGATACGTCCGTTTTCTCCAGAACCTTTAACCTGAGTTAATTGGATTCCTTTGTCAGAAGCAATTTTCTTAGCTAATGGTGAAGCTAAAATTCTTCCATCTGAAGTGTTATTTACTGTTTCAGTTGCTTTTTCAGCAACAGGAGCAGTTTTTTCTTCAGTTGCAGGAGCACTTGCGGTTGTAGTTCCTCCGGCAGTATAATTGTCAGCAATTCCAGAAATATCAGTTCCTGCAGGTCCAATGATTGCTAATAAGCTATCAACAGGAGCAGTGTTTCCTTCTTGAATTCCAATGTATAATAATGTTCCAGCATTGAAAGACTCAAACTCCATAGTAGCTTTATCTGTTTCAATTTCTGCTAAGATATCTCCTTCAGCAACAGCGTCGCCAACTTTTTTCAACCAGCTAGCTACTGTTCCTTCTGTCATTGTATCGCTCAAACGAGGCATAGTTACAACTACAACACCTTTTGGTAATTCAGTTGCAGCTTTTGCAGGAGCAGCAGTTTCTGTTTTTGTTTCTGCTGTAGCAGGAGCAGCTTCAGCTTTTGGAGCTTCAGCAGCAGGGGCAGCACCACCAGCTAAAAGAGCAGAAATATCTTCTCCTTCGTTACCAATGATTGCTAATAATGAATCAACAGGAGCAGTTTCTCCAGCTTGAATTCCGATATGTAAAAGAGTTCCTTCATTGAAAGACTCGAATTCCATTGTTGCTTTATCTGTTTCAATTTCAGCTAAGATATCTCCTTCGCTAATTTTGTCGCCTACTTTTTTTAACCAAGTCGCTACCGTTCCTTCCGTCATAGTATCGCTCAAACGAGGCATTGTTACTTTAATCGCCATGATGTTATAGTTTATGAGGTGTAAATGGATAGTCTTCTTGTGCGTATACTACATCGTATAATTGTTGTAATTCAGGATATGGAGATTCTTCAGCGAATTTCACACATTCTTCAACCAAGTCTTTAACTCTTTGGTCAATTGCTTCAATTTCTTCTTCTGTAGCATACTTTTGATCCATGATTACATCTAAAACCTGAGTAATAGGGTCAATTTTTTTGTATTCTTCAACCTCTTCTTTAGAACGGTATAATTGTGCATCAGACATTGAGTGTCCTCTGTAACGGTACGTTTTCATTTCAAGGAAAGTTGGACCATCACCACGACGAGCTCTTTCGATAGCTTCTGTCATTGCTTCAGCAACTTTTACAGGATTCATTCCATCAACTGGTCCGCAAGGCATCTCGTATCCTAAACCAAGTTTCCAGATATCTGTGTGGTTTGCAGTTCTTTCAACAGAAGTTCCCATTGCATAACCGTTGTTTTCAACGATAAATACTACTGGTAATTTCCATAACATTGCCATGTTGAATGCTTCGTGTAATGAACCTTGTCTTGCAGCTCCATCACCAAAGTAAGTCATAGTAACTCCGCCAGTGTTGAAATATTTGTCAGCAAAAGCTAAACCAGCTCCTACCGGAATTTGTCCACCTACGATTCCGTGACCTCCGTAAAAACGGTGTTCTTTAGAGAAAATGTGCATAGAACCTCCCATACCTTTAGAAGTTCCTGTAGCTTTTCCTAAAAGTTCAGCCATTACACGTCTAGGATCAACTCCCATACCAATTGGTTGTACGTGATTTCTGTAAGCAGTAATCATTTTGTCTTTAGTCAGGTCCATAGCGTGCAAAGCACCCGCTAATACAGCTTCCTGACCATTATATAGGTGTAAAAAACCTCTAACTTTTTGTTGAATGTATAATGCTGCAAGTTTGTCTTCAAACTTTCTCCAAAGTAGCATGTCTTCGTACCACTTTAAATATACTTCTTTTGTAACTTCTTTCATCTGAATTCTTTCTTTTGCTAAAGTTTGTTTGTGTTATCAATTGTTGCCTATAACGCAAAATAGTTTCCTCCCACAAATTTGCGCCCGAAAGGTCGGGATGCAAAAATAAGACATTCCTATTAAGAAGTAAAATTTAAACGCCACTTTTTGGCTTTTTTTTACAAGAACTTTTTATCAAACATAAAAGGAAGCAAATTTTTCAGGGATGCTGATTTGTAAACTTCGCCAATTTCGCCCATAAAATAAATTTCAATAGGGGTGTCTTGTTTGATTTCGTATTCTGCAATTGATTGACGACAAGAGCCACAAGGAGGAATTGGAGCTTTAGTTTGGTTTGTATCCGATGCTGCTGTAATCGCAAGTTTTAAAATCTTAGCTTCCGGATAAATACTTCCTGCGTGAAAAATTGCCACACGTTCTGCGCATAATCCTGATGGGTAAGCTGCGTTTTCCTGATTAGAACCTAAAACTATTTTTCCGTTATCGAGTAATAAAGCCGCTCCAACTCTAAATTGAGAATAGGGTGCGTATGCTTTTTTACGTATTTCAACGGCTTGATTCATTAAATCCTGAATATCTTGTGATAAATCGTTTAGGCTGTCAAAAACCAGGAATGATGATGTAATGCTTATTTCTTTCATTTCTTTTTATGGGAAAAAAAATCCAAATTTCTAAATAAATAGAAATTTGGATTGTTATTATTTTTTTATTTTTTGGGTCTAGTAAACTTCGTATTTGTCGCCAAAGTTAAACGTTAAAGAAAAACGAAGTGTGTTTTCTAACGGATTTTTTATTTTTGATGCTGAGAATAGGTAAGAAACGTCAACTTTTACAACATTATATTTGAAACCTGCTCCTAGAGAAAAGAATCTTTTTGCTCCTTTTTCAGGGCTTTCATGGTAATATCCTAAACGCATTGCAAATGCATCCTGATACATATATTCTCCGGCAACACTATAAGTGATTTCTTTTAATTCTTCACTGAAACCACCCGGAGCGTCTCCAAATGATTTAAATATTCCTGAAACCCAACCAATGTCGTTGTAGTTTTTGTAGTTTGTTGCATTTGCTTGTTCTTGAGAAATGTCTCCCGGATCTGTAAAATCGCCGTCTCCATTTGCGTCTACAGGAGTTCCAGGTCCCGGAGGAGTTGGTACTAGAAGTTTAGTGAATTCAACACTAAGTGCAAATTTATTATAATCATCAAAAATGAAATCAAAACCACCACCTACTCTTAAGTTAGCAGGTATAAAGTTTGTACTTATATTATCGTGATCGTAACTTATTTTTGGACCTAAATTTTGCATGTTAAAACCTGCTCTCCATCTTCCGTTAAAGTCAGAATAGGCAATTTCTTCAGATTGATAGAATCCGGCAACATCCACAGCAAAAGTGCTGGCAGATGATGCGTCAACTTCTTCAGATGCAATTTTAAGGTTTGAATTAATAAAACGTGCTGCAACCGCCATCGAGAATGTTTCGCTCAATTTTAATGAATACGATCCGTCCAAAGCAAATTCATTTGGTGATACAGTTCTTGTTGGTTCACTTGGATCTCCGGTTGTTCTTAGTTCAATGTCTCCAAAACCAAAATAACGAAAACTTCCTGCAAAGGCGCTTCGCTCATTGATTTTATTGTAATAAGTTACCTGACCAAGAGAGATATCGTTAGCCAAATCTGTTAAATAAGGAGTGTAACTGATCGAAAATCCTTGTTTGTCTACTGCAAAAGCAAACTTTGCGGGATTCCATTGTTGTGAGAAAACGTCAGATGAAGTGGCTACTCCCTGATCTGCTAAACCGGCTGCTCTAGCATCTGCTGCTACTAATAAAAATGGGACTCCTGTTGTAATTGGGCGAACAAGTTCCTGAGCTTTCGCGTATGTAATAACTAAAAAACAAATTAATAGAAGTGATATTTTTTTCATTGGGGACTAAATGTAGTTTTATTGCAAATATATATATTATTATAGAATGACAAGCTTTTCGTATTTTTCTGCTTTTTTATTTGTTAAATTCGATTTAACTGTAAGTTTATAAATATAAACTCCTTTTCCAATTCGGTCTCCAAAATCATCTTTTCCGTCCCATGTTATTTCTCTTGATAAAAAGCCTTCTGTTGTAATGATTTGGTTTTTCGTCCATACTACTTTTCCGGTAATAGTCATCACTTGAACCTGTACTTCCAGTGGTTCGTAAGGTCTGTTGTGTGAGAACCAGAATTGAGTGTAAGTCGAAAAAGGATTTGGATAATTAAGAACGTGTGTTAATGTTAGGGAGTCGTCACCAACTACTGTAAATTGTATTTCGCTCGTTACCGGATTATTATAAACATCCCATGCGGTAAAGCTTATAGTATGTAATCCTGGAGTTAAATTTCTTAACGGAAAACGTAAATTACCATTCGTATAATCGTCTAATTTTGTTTGATAATAATCGTTCAAAATGTAGGGATTACTGACATCTCCATCTAAAATCGCAACAATATCATGCCCGATTCCGCTTGCTGTATTTATTCCGTTTTCATCTTCTAGAAAAGCCAGTAAAAAAGGCGATTCGTTTGTTATTCCACCCGATACAAAAGTTTCATCGTTCATATATAACTTAACTTTTGGACTTATATTGTCCTGAGGTGCATTTTCATTTATTCCTCCTATTTTAATGATATTGTTGTAGCCTGATTGATTTTCTAGTGCTCCGGTTTTCTTCGAATAAAAACTAATTCTTCCATTGTCAACCGGAATTCGAATGTCTCTTGGCACAACAAAACTAAATTCGAACTGACCATTGGTTACTGAAGCATTTCCTCTAAAGATAGTTTCTCCAAGGGTTTTGAATGACATTGCAGGGCTATATCCATCATTATTTAAGGTGGAAGTTGTAATTAATTTGTCGAAAATTGCAGTTGATAATTCTCCGTTATAATTGCTTAAAATGACATTGTTTTCATCTGTAATTTCTCCTGTAATTTTAATTTTTGCCAAAGATTTAAAATCCGGAATGGGTTGAGAAATCACAACATCATTTACTTTTGTTAAATTTATTTTTGGTTTTGCAATAGCCAGCATTAAAGCGGGATCTCCAATATAAAAAACAACATTACTGGAAGAACTTGGGTTTTCGTTTTTCGAAATTCTTAGCGCTTCGGCAATTGTTGTGTATTGATTTGATCCGTAAGAAAGTAGATTTTTGCTAAGACTGTCATTGAATATTTCTCCATTAAATTGTCCAATAGCGCGAATTGTTGTTAACATTGAAATTGCGCCTCCTTTTGGATTCCAAAAAGTATATTCGCCCGCTGTTGGTCTTGTTGGATCGTCAAATCGTGAAAACTCACAGGTAATAGTTATAAATAATGGATAT
This genomic window from Flavobacterium sp. 9 contains:
- a CDS encoding pyruvate dehydrogenase complex dihydrolipoamide acetyltransferase, coding for MAIKVTMPRLSDTMTEGTVATWLKKVGDKISEGDILAEIETDKATMEFESFNEGTLLHIGIQAGETAPVDSLLAIIGNEGEDISALLAGGAAPAAEAPKAEAAPATAETKTETAAPAKAATELPKGVVVVTMPRLSDTMTEGTVASWLKKVGDAVAEGDILAEIETDKATMEFESFNAGTLLYIGIQEGNTAPVDSLLAIIGPAGTDISGIADNYTAGGTTTASAPATEEKTAPVAEKATETVNNTSDGRILASPLAKKIASDKGIQLTQVKGSGENGRIVKSDIENFTPSAQAQPAATSTSAAPKAETAAPAAPKVFVPAGEVFTEEIKNSQMRKIIAKRLAESLFTAPHYNLVIEVSMDEAMGARATINTVPDTKVSFNDMVIKACALALKKHPKINSQWKEDAIIINHHVNIGVAVAVEDGLVVPVLKFTDAMSLSQIGASVRDLAGRAKNKKLGPQEMEGSTFTVSNLGMFGITEFNSIINQPNSAILSVGAIVEKPVVKNGQIVVGNTMMLSLACDHRTIDGATGAQFLQTLKQYIESPVTMLA
- the pdhA gene encoding pyruvate dehydrogenase (acetyl-transferring) E1 component subunit alpha, with the translated sequence MKEVTKEVYLKWYEDMLLWRKFEDKLAALYIQQKVRGFLHLYNGQEAVLAGALHAMDLTKDKMITAYRNHVQPIGMGVDPRRVMAELLGKATGTSKGMGGSMHIFSKEHRFYGGHGIVGGQIPVGAGLAFADKYFNTGGVTMTYFGDGAARQGSLHEAFNMAMLWKLPVVFIVENNGYAMGTSVERTANHTDIWKLGLGYEMPCGPVDGMNPVKVAEAMTEAIERARRGDGPTFLEMKTYRYRGHSMSDAQLYRSKEEVEEYKKIDPITQVLDVIMDQKYATEEEIEAIDQRVKDLVEECVKFAEESPYPELQQLYDVVYAQEDYPFTPHKL
- the cdd gene encoding cytidine deaminase, whose product is MKEISITSSFLVFDSLNDLSQDIQDLMNQAVEIRKKAYAPYSQFRVGAALLLDNGKIVLGSNQENAAYPSGLCAERVAIFHAGSIYPEAKILKLAITAASDTNQTKAPIPPCGSCRQSIAEYEIKQDTPIEIYFMGEIGEVYKSASLKNLLPFMFDKKFL
- the porV gene encoding type IX secretion system outer membrane channel protein PorV, which codes for MKKISLLLICFLVITYAKAQELVRPITTGVPFLLVAADARAAGLADQGVATSSDVFSQQWNPAKFAFAVDKQGFSISYTPYLTDLANDISLGQVTYYNKINERSAFAGSFRYFGFGDIELRTTGDPSEPTRTVSPNEFALDGSYSLKLSETFSMAVAARFINSNLKIASEEVDASSASTFAVDVAGFYQSEEIAYSDFNGRWRAGFNMQNLGPKISYDHDNISTNFIPANLRVGGGFDFIFDDYNKFALSVEFTKLLVPTPPGPGTPVDANGDGDFTDPGDISQEQANATNYKNYNDIGWVSGIFKSFGDAPGGFSEELKEITYSVAGEYMYQDAFAMRLGYYHESPEKGAKRFFSLGAGFKYNVVKVDVSYLFSASKIKNPLENTLRFSLTFNFGDKYEVY